In Oscillatoria sp. FACHB-1407, the genomic stretch TTAGGCACTCTGGGAGGAATGGCAGTTACCTACATCAACAATGGCAAGCTGTTTGTCGGACCTCACTTATTAGTCGGTCTGGGAATGACAGGGTTGATTGCAGCTTCTGCCTCGTTGACTCCTTTTATGCAGAAAGGACACGACTGGGCACGCTATAGCCACATTTTCTTGAATGCGGCGTTGGTTGCGCTGTTTGCCTGGCAAGCGGTGAGTGGGATGCAGATTGTGCAGCGGATTGTCGATAAGATGTCGGGTGTTGCTTAATATAGCTTTGGTCTGAAAGCGTAAGGCAAGGATTTAAGTCGTGATGATGGGAGAGCTTCCTGATTCGCCTCTGCCCCCTTGCATGTGAATTTCTGTAAGTTTGAACTACACATCAATACCTGAGTAACGTCAGCTCGGTTTAATGTTTGATTGTGGCGGATCACTGGGTAGGGGCGTTTCACGAAACGCCCTTACGGAATTATGTGTAGCGAAG encodes the following:
- a CDS encoding DUF4079 domain-containing protein, whose product is MSFEIPESVKVWSQFAHPIMMWALLALTLYALYLGVQIRRTRSAQGDQKKQLIQGRFNIKHHQIGSALLTFMVLGTLGGMAVTYINNGKLFVGPHLLVGLGMTGLIAASASLTPFMQKGHDWARYSHIFLNAALVALFAWQAVSGMQIVQRIVDKMSGVA